The DNA region tcatcatggcttGCCTGCTGGCCTTGCAGGGACCTCTCAGgctgtcttctcctctcctcagACAAGAATGAGCAGCTGATCTGTGCAAATGAGAACGGTGACTGTGACCAGTACTGCAGGGACCATGTAGGGACCAAGCGCAGCTGTAGCTGTCACGAGGACTACGAGCTGCAGCCAGATGAGGTGTCCTGCAAACCAAAAGGTAACGGgctcccggggggggggggggggggggggggggggggactggagCTGTCTTAGGCCCCGAAGAGCCAGTCAAGTCACCTGTGCGGGCCTGTGGCAAGCTATCAGCCCAGAGCGTGTAACAAGCGAGAGAGCCCTGCTTAGCGAGTATCTGATAGATGCTGACTGACTGTGAGGTGGAGTGGTAGAGATCTGAAGGATACCCGGTGTGAGAGCTGTTAGCCTGGAACCCTGGGCCAGCATCCTGCACTCCCTGACCATTGAAACAGGGCAGGGGCAGGTGAGGAGGCTCCGCATCTCCTCTTATGCCCAATTTGGAGTCTCTGAGACATACTTGGGAGTCACATAGACACACCTGGCACCTGTATCCACTGCTgcagttgttgttgttattaattgTGTACATGTGGGTGGGGCAGTATTACATTTGACTACAGTCCTGCAGAGGACAGagaatgtcagatcccttggCGCTGGAGTTGGGAGCTGtttgttgtgggtgctgggaaccacactcTTGCCCCCTGCTCTTAAAACATGTTCTCCACAAGAAGACTGTTCGGGCTCTGCTTCCCCAGAAGAGGATGGGCTCAGCCTGTCTCACGCAGCTGCAAAGTCAGAAGGCTACAACTAAGTGTTCTTTCTTACCGGAGGCCTTTGCAGTGGGAGGAGCATGAGTCTGGctaaaagaccctgtctctctGTGCTGGTGGCTCACGTTTACGCAGTTTATCACTTGCTTCAGAGCAAACCAGAGCTACATGTCCTCCCTGTGAGGCTCTAGCAGACCCCAGCTCTAGGAAGCAGGGCCTCAACTTTCTCCAAACCGATCAATGTCTGCCTCCTCTCCTAGCCACTGCAGAAGGCCCTCCCTGCACACTCTAGCTGGAAGCCCCAAGTTCCTCTGTCCTGAGGCCTCTCGCTGCCCCCAGCAGGAGCTATGCAGCTATGCTTCTCATCCCCCACCCACAAGCACCATCATCTCTGCACCCTGCTGTCTCTGACTTCTGTTTCACACAGTTGAGTATCCATGTGGGAGAATGCCTGTTGTAGAAAACAGAAACTCCAGCAGCCGCCAAGGACGGATTGTGGGGGGCTATGTGTGCCCCAAAGGGGAGTGTCCGTGGCAGGTAAGGATCTCCATCCCCGGCAAACCTCTCTTTTCCAGCTCTGGCTCCCCtgaagtcagggtttctactctgGGGTGTAGAAGTTTTGAATCGGGTTAAATTTATATACAAGGAACATGGGCCAGCCCCcaccccgccacacacacacacacacacacacacaccacacacacttgtgcagagaaagggagagatcgCAGGTATTGAGGCCTATTCCGTGAGAAACCAAGCCAGGTCTGCAGCTGCTTCGTGTGAGTCTCTTTAAGACCTGATACACCCCGTCATCCATGCACCCCGTGCTTCCACACCCCGTTGTCCACCAGAGCCAGCAGAGCTACGGCTGCTCTGCCCTGCTGGGGAATCCCCAGAAGAATTGTGGGCAGGAATTGTGTCAAGTCAGCTGCTTCCTCAGGGGCAAGGAGACCATAAAAATAGCATGCCTCCCTTCTTCTGTGTGCCCCGCCCAGGCTGTGCTGAAAATCAATGGGCTATTGCTGTGTGGGGCCGTCCTGGTGGACACCAGATGGATAGTGACCGCAGCCCACTGCTTCGATAACATCCGGAGCTGGGGAAACATCACGGTGGTGATGGGTAGGTATGGCCCGTCCCTGGCCTCTGGCCTGAGGGCATTTTCAGACTAACATTGGCTCAGGGGCTGAGGGCTAATGGCCTGCCAATGTCCCTAACCAGGTGATATCTACAAAAGCAGCACTGGAGATGACTCATTTTTGTCCTCTGGGTCCCTCCTCCCATTAGGGAGGAGACTGGGGGCTACTCTATCCATATCACCCTACTCAGAGTGGGTGCCAAGGACCCCATCCACTCCCCAGACTCAGCCCATTCACAACCTTCCCTCCAGAACTGCAGTGGGCCCTGGTACAGGCTTCTCCTGAGACCCTGGCAAGGAGTCAAATCCTCAGATGCCAGAGGCTAAACTGGCCACAGCCCTGTTCACATATGCTAGGTCAGAGAGGCAAGACAAACACGAGTTCTGTGTGGGGACATGGCCACACATGGTAGGATATGGACCATGAGGCATGGTAGGATATGTCCCATGAGTAGCGTGACATCCCTCCAGGTGAACATGACTTCAGTGAAAAGGATGGGAATGAGCAAGTACGACGGGTGATACAGGTCATCATGCCTGACAAGTACACCCGAGGCAAGATCGACCATGACATTGCCCTGCTCCGCCTTCACCGGCCTGTGACCTTCACTGACTACGTGGTGCCCCTGTGCCTGCCTGAAAAGACCTTCTCCGAGAACACCCTAGCCAGAATCCGTTTCTCAAGGGTCAGTGGCTGGGGCCAGCTACTGGACCGTGGTGCCACAGCCCTGGAACTCATGTCCATTGAGGTGCCCCGGCTGATGACCCAGGACTGCCTGGAGCATGCCAAGCACAGTCCTAACACCCCCCAAATCACAGAGAACATGTTCTGTGCCGGCTACATGGACGGTACCAAGGACGCCTGCAAAGGTGACAGCGGTGGCCCACACGCCACACACTACCATGGCACATGGTATCTGACAGGTGTGGTCAGCTGGGGGGAGGGCTGTGCAGCTATTGGCCACATTGGGGTGTACACCAGGGTCTCCCAGTAcacagactggctggccagactCATGGACTCCAAGCTCCAGGTCGGGATTTATCGACTCCCGCTACTGTAGCTCCTTGGACCACCCAACCCGTCCTAAGAAGGAAGCTGCGGCCTGTGAAGCTGTTCTATTGACTTTCCTGCTATTCTTTGTGTGAGggaggagaatgagagagagacagagagactggggcggtgggtagagagggagagagagaagaaagcagagggggGAGGTAAATGAGAGGCTGGGAGAGGGGGGACGGAAAGAGGGGCCGGGGAAGAGTTTGAGTTAGAGACTCACTCAGAGGGGCTGGGCAGTGCAGTCACGGACACGGACAGGCAGCTGAGGGGCAGGATGTCTCTGAGAGAGGCAAGGCT from Mastomys coucha isolate ucsf_1 unplaced genomic scaffold, UCSF_Mcou_1 pScaffold22, whole genome shotgun sequence includes:
- the F7 gene encoding coagulation factor VII; amino-acid sequence: MCLTWLLLPSQKQFWIIYSDGDQCASNPCQNGGSCQDHVKSYVCFCLPDFEGRNCEKNKNEQLICANENGDCDQYCRDHVGTKRSCSCHEDYELQPDEVSCKPKVEYPCGRMPVVENRNSSSRQGRIVGGYVCPKGECPWQAVLKINGLLLCGAVLVDTRWIVTAAHCFDNIRSWGNITVVMGEHDFSEKDGNEQVRRVIQVIMPDKYTRGKIDHDIALLRLHRPVTFTDYVVPLCLPEKTFSENTLARIRFSRVSGWGQLLDRGATALELMSIEVPRLMTQDCLEHAKHSPNTPQITENMFCAGYMDGTKDACKGDSGGPHATHYHGTWYLTGVVSWGEGCAAIGHIGVYTRVSQYTDWLARLMDSKLQVGIYRLPLL